In a single window of the Prionailurus viverrinus isolate Anna chromosome D3, UM_Priviv_1.0, whole genome shotgun sequence genome:
- the TIMM21 gene encoding mitochondrial import inner membrane translocase subunit Tim21, which yields MICTFLRAVQCAEKLRRSSGKRLFLPHLVLNKACLKTAPTLSWGLREPKKTVRPKCAPAVTQKTIWTQGQSPPRAKEDSSKQVSVHRETGETIVSTSQKVKEAGRDFTYLVVVLLGIGITGGLFYTIFRELFSSSSPNKIYGKALEKCRSHPEVISVFGEPVKGYGEATRRGRRQHVSFIEYVKDGLKHMRVKFYIQGSEPGKQGTVHLEVKENPESGEYEFRYIFVELESFPGRTIVIEDNRS from the exons ATGATTTGTACCTTTTTACGAGCTGTACAGTGTGCGGAGAAGCTGCGCAGGTCCTCCGGGAAGCGGCTGTTTCTGCCACACTTAGTGCTTAACAAAGCTTGCTTGAAGACTGCGCCCACTTTGAGCTGGGGTCTGCGAGAGCCAAAGAAAACGGTGCGCCCTAAATGTGCCCCTGCCGTCACCCAGAAAACCATCTGGACGCAGGGGCAGAGCCCCCCGAGAGCAAAAGAGGACAGCAGCAAGCAGGTGTCTGTGCACAGAGAGACCGGGGAGACCATCGTCTCAACGTCACAGAAAG TGAAGGAAGCTGGGAGAGATTTTACCTACCTGGTGGTGGTTCTTCTTGGAATCGGCATCACAG GTGGCCTGTTTTACACGATTTTCAGAGAACTGTTTTCTTCGTCCAGTCCTAATAAGATCTATGGGAAAGCCTTAGAAAAATGCAGATCACATCCAGAG GTGATCAGTGTCTTTGGTGAGCCGGTGAAGGGCTACGGGGAGGCGACCCGCCGAGGGCGAAGGCAGCACGTCAG TTTCATTGAGTACGTCAAGGATGGGCTGAAACACATGCGTGTGAAGTTCTACATCCAGGGCTCCGAGCCTGGGAAGCAAGGAACAGTGCATCTCGAAGTGAAAGAG aaccCAGAAAGCGGCGAATATGAATTTCGATACATATTTGTTGAACTTGAGTCCTTCCCTGGAAGAACTATTGTCATCGAAGACAATCGATCCTGA